TTGTAAAAAGTAAATTAGCAAATAACATTAACATAATGGGAAAACCAATCATAATTAATGAATTTAAACATCGATTATCCCAACGCCATTTTATAGAATAGGAACTCTTAAAATAACTATAACAAGTTATAACAAAAAACCGAATCAACTGCCCCCCTAAAAACCCCCGAAATCCAAAGAAAAATATCAAAGCAATACTAAAAAAATTTCCTAACCCACCAATAATCGCAACTTTACTTACGATACCAAACTCATTGTGAGCCCTGAAAAATGACCCATAAAAAGCAGATATATACTGAAAAAATATCATAGCTGCAATAAATTGTAAACTAAGTTTCAATTCCGGTTGCATAGTTAGGACAAATGTGCTAACCAAAATTCCTAATGAAACTATAAGAGCAACAATAAAACTAAAAGTGAAGGTCACATCCGTAATAATTGCTTGCTTCCCTAATTCTTTTTTCCCTCTCATGAGTGGCAGTTCTCGATCCATACCGTTGGGAACACCTAAGTGCAAACTGCTCCCATACTGTAAGACAAGCATTGCTCCCTGCCAAGTTCCCCAAATTGTTGGTCCCAAAAGTAACGCACCAAAATAACTACTAAAGAAACCGCCCAATCCCCCAATAAAAGAGGCAAAAGAAAATTTTGCTACATGGTTTACTATTTTCCCTTTAATATTTTGAGGGTTTTGCCCCTTTTCTTCCTTAAGATTCATTTCGTCTTTCTTAAGATTCATTTCGATTGTCTCCACTTCAATGGGGTCCCGCGCGTAATATTTTGGGTTGCTTTCCGCCCTATAATGTCTTTCAAATATTTCGGATGAAGTCCATAACCGGGCCTTATTGAACGAATATTTTTTTCCGTGAATACTTCTCCTGCCTTTATATCTCTTACAACAAATAAAGATCGCGAAAACTCTCTGCTCTTCTTTATCTTTTCCGTTAAATCATAAGACACTTTGCCCATCGCTTTCTCTACCTCTCTTATTGAT
Above is a window of bacterium DNA encoding:
- a CDS encoding N-acetylneuraminate synthase family protein, with amino-acid sequence TLEISVPVASVALGAKLIEKHLILSRASGGPDSKFSLEPEEFKVMVKSIREVEKAMGKVSYDLTEKIKKSREFSRSLFVVRDIKAGEVFTEKNIRSIRPGYGLHPKYLKDIIGRKATQNITRGTPLKWRQSK